The proteins below come from a single Micromonospora citrea genomic window:
- a CDS encoding family 20 glycosylhydrolase, with protein MLFFRERRLSLVLAALLAGAGVQVPSPARAANPAPLVAPSVREWTGGTGTHTLTPASRILVDPAHTTELSSVATSLRVDLGAISGVDLPVVPSATARTGDILPTLAGADAGIGDEGYLLTVGAHVAVRGNAAAGVYYGTQTLLQVVTQSATRTTALAGSVRDHPRYRQRGLMLDVGRHFYEMDYLENLLRRMAWPRLNTLHLHFTEWNGFRLRSDRYPGLASAQSYSEADLRRLQDVARRYHVTVVPEIDLPGHATAMTTYDPTMRFECPSMDYAPWPGGSNGGWTLNLTREHARTFAMNLLSEFVPLFDGPYFHIGGDEYQNDAAKDSCPELVPLDVTGSSTADGADVIQWTPTGAANQQWRVTRVGTYVTVTNRNSGKPLDLTGPVADDGTDVVQRTGNGAATQQWALS; from the coding sequence ATGCTCTTCTTCCGCGAACGACGTCTTTCCCTGGTGCTGGCCGCCCTGCTGGCCGGCGCCGGGGTCCAGGTCCCGTCGCCGGCGCGGGCGGCCAACCCGGCGCCCCTGGTCGCACCGAGCGTGCGGGAGTGGACCGGGGGGACGGGCACCCACACGCTGACCCCGGCCTCCCGGATCCTGGTGGACCCCGCCCACACCACGGAGCTGTCGTCGGTGGCGACGTCGCTCCGCGTCGACCTCGGCGCGATCAGCGGCGTCGACCTGCCGGTCGTTCCGTCGGCAACGGCGAGGACCGGCGACATCCTGCCCACCCTGGCCGGCGCCGACGCCGGCATCGGCGACGAGGGGTACCTGCTGACCGTCGGCGCACACGTCGCGGTCCGCGGGAACGCGGCCGCCGGCGTGTACTACGGAACCCAGACCCTGCTACAGGTCGTCACGCAGAGCGCGACGCGGACCACCGCGCTGGCGGGCTCCGTCCGGGACCACCCGCGGTACCGGCAGCGGGGGCTCATGCTCGACGTCGGCCGGCACTTCTACGAGATGGACTACCTGGAGAACCTGCTCCGCCGCATGGCGTGGCCGCGGCTGAACACGCTGCACCTGCACTTCACCGAGTGGAACGGCTTCCGGCTGCGCAGCGACCGGTACCCCGGCCTGGCCTCCGCCCAGTCCTACAGCGAGGCCGACCTGCGCCGGCTGCAGGACGTCGCCCGGAGGTACCACGTCACCGTCGTGCCCGAGATCGACCTGCCCGGGCACGCCACCGCGATGACGACGTACGACCCGACGATGCGGTTCGAGTGCCCGTCGATGGACTACGCCCCCTGGCCGGGCGGGTCGAACGGCGGCTGGACCCTCAACCTGACCAGGGAACACGCCCGCACGTTCGCGATGAACCTGCTGTCGGAGTTCGTGCCCCTCTTCGATGGCCCCTACTTCCACATCGGCGGCGACGAGTACCAGAACGACGCCGCCAAGGACAGCTGCCCGGAGCTGGTCCCGCTCGACGTGACCGGCAGCTCCACCGCCGACGGCGCCGACGTGATCCAGTGGACCCCCACCGGTGCGGCCAACCAGCAGTGGCGCGTCACGCGGGTCGGCACGTACGTCACCGTCACCAACCGGAACAGCGGCAAGCCCCTCGACCTCACCGGGCCGGTCGCCGACGACGGAACGGACGTCGTCCAGCGCACCGGCAACGGCGCGGCCACCCAGCAGTGGGCCCTGTCCTAG
- a CDS encoding extracellular solute-binding protein, which yields MKRRLGAALALATAAALAITGCGSSDDSSDGSITLKFVGADYGTGPADTTQKYWQKIADEFHTRNPSITVEVTTINWTDYDTKVKTQLQNKDYPDILQGVFYPQYATNGLVAPLGDVLSNPAAGTAVFKEAFSVDGVQYAAPFVTSARAMFYNKKAFAEAGIDKPPATWAELENAARALKAKGYIGYALPLGPEEAQAESTLWMLGNGGGWQSDGKYTIDSRQNVETFTFLKNLVAAGLTQPNPATYDRTANAAADFAAGKVGMEFNGPFLTATIASAGKLSATDYATAPVPGRTGPVQQTLGVADAIQAFKTRDAARAAAIKQFLDFALTDERQLAFARQYALLPGTQSALDSLKSDPVLGTFASLLPQTVQFPSDEKWTATVLPAVKKNIGLAVTGDPARVLGDLQAKATAGR from the coding sequence ATGAAACGACGTCTGGGCGCGGCGCTCGCCCTCGCCACCGCCGCAGCGCTCGCGATCACCGGCTGCGGCTCCTCCGACGACTCGTCGGACGGATCGATCACCCTGAAGTTCGTCGGCGCGGACTACGGCACCGGCCCCGCGGACACGACCCAGAAGTACTGGCAGAAGATCGCCGACGAGTTCCACACCCGGAACCCCTCGATCACGGTCGAGGTCACGACCATCAACTGGACGGACTACGACACCAAGGTCAAGACCCAGCTGCAGAACAAGGACTACCCCGACATCCTGCAGGGCGTGTTCTATCCGCAGTACGCGACGAACGGGCTGGTCGCGCCGCTCGGCGACGTCCTGTCCAACCCGGCCGCCGGCACTGCGGTGTTCAAGGAGGCCTTCAGCGTCGACGGCGTCCAGTACGCCGCCCCGTTCGTCACCTCCGCCCGGGCGATGTTCTACAACAAGAAGGCGTTCGCCGAGGCCGGGATCGACAAGCCGCCGGCCACGTGGGCCGAGCTGGAGAACGCCGCGCGGGCCCTGAAGGCCAAGGGGTACATCGGCTACGCCCTGCCGCTGGGCCCGGAGGAGGCGCAGGCCGAGTCGACCCTCTGGATGCTGGGCAACGGCGGTGGCTGGCAGTCCGACGGCAAGTACACCATCGACAGCCGGCAGAACGTCGAGACGTTCACGTTCCTCAAGAACCTCGTCGCGGCGGGCCTCACCCAGCCCAACCCGGCCACCTACGACCGCACGGCCAACGCGGCGGCCGACTTCGCCGCCGGCAAGGTCGGCATGGAGTTCAACGGGCCGTTCCTCACCGCCACCATCGCCTCGGCCGGCAAGCTCTCCGCCACCGACTACGCCACCGCTCCGGTGCCCGGGCGCACCGGCCCCGTCCAGCAGACGCTCGGCGTGGCGGACGCGATCCAGGCGTTCAAGACCAGGGACGCGGCCAGGGCGGCGGCCATCAAGCAGTTCCTGGACTTCGCGCTCACCGACGAGCGCCAGCTCGCCTTCGCCAGGCAGTACGCGCTGCTGCCCGGCACCCAGTCCGCGCTGGACAGCCTGAAGAGCGACCCGGTGCTCGGCACCTTCGCCAGCCTGCTGCCGCAGACCGTGCAGTTCCCCAGCGACGAGAAGTGGACCGCCACGGTGCTCCCCGCCGTCAAGAAGAACATCGGCCTGGCCGTCACCGGCGACCCGGCGCGCGTCCTCGGCGACCTGCAGGCCAAGGCGACCGCGGGGCGGTAG
- a CDS encoding carbohydrate ABC transporter permease, giving the protein MTAAVASGRARRPSGRKIILACVAYAVAALFLLPYLEMVVAAARPSDELKDPTYLPSRFEWSNFVTLWSSGLGTNLGVSLRVAAGATLLVLLVALPAAYYTARHRFRGRTVFLLLVLVTQMFQPTAMLVGIYREFVALGLNNSIWGLTLVNAGFNLAFATWILNAYISSIPVELEEAATVDGTGRLGALLRITLPLAWPGVVTALIFTFIAAWNEFVVALILTSDPEKQPLTVVLDSYLGGYQIDWGHLFAASAVATVPVIILFALIERKVVGGLTAGSVK; this is encoded by the coding sequence GTGACCGCAGCCGTCGCGTCGGGGCGGGCGCGCCGCCCCTCCGGGCGCAAGATCATTCTTGCCTGCGTCGCGTACGCGGTCGCCGCGCTCTTCCTGCTCCCGTACCTGGAGATGGTGGTCGCGGCGGCGCGTCCGAGCGACGAGCTGAAGGACCCCACCTACCTGCCGTCGCGGTTCGAGTGGTCCAACTTCGTCACCCTCTGGTCCAGCGGGCTCGGCACCAACCTCGGGGTGAGCCTCCGCGTGGCGGCCGGCGCGACCCTGCTGGTCCTGCTCGTGGCGCTGCCCGCCGCGTACTACACCGCGCGGCACCGGTTCCGGGGCCGCACCGTGTTCCTCCTGCTCGTGCTCGTCACGCAGATGTTCCAGCCCACGGCGATGCTGGTCGGCATCTACCGGGAGTTCGTGGCCCTCGGCCTGAACAACTCGATCTGGGGCCTGACGCTTGTCAACGCCGGCTTCAACCTCGCGTTCGCGACCTGGATCCTCAACGCCTACATCAGCTCCATCCCGGTCGAGCTGGAGGAGGCGGCGACCGTGGACGGGACGGGCCGGCTCGGCGCGCTGCTGCGGATCACCCTGCCGCTGGCCTGGCCCGGCGTCGTCACGGCACTGATCTTCACCTTCATCGCCGCCTGGAACGAGTTCGTCGTCGCGTTGATCCTGACCTCCGACCCCGAGAAGCAGCCGCTCACCGTGGTGCTCGACAGCTACCTCGGCGGCTACCAGATCGACTGGGGGCACCTGTTCGCGGCGTCCGCCGTGGCCACCGTGCCGGTGATCATCCTGTTCGCCCTCATCGAGCGCAAGGTCGTGGGCGGCCTGACCGCCGGATCGGTCAAGTGA
- a CDS encoding carbohydrate ABC transporter permease, with amino-acid sequence MARTVTLTPLPEAARAARSSEPARRRRSAWAALEPLVWIGPAILLIIGVVLVPVVLMFRTAFHRIDAIGFDHGWAGWENFEALLREPALGAVVVRTLVWVVAVVAVTMACSLVLAQLFNQEFPGRRVARWALVAPWAASVFMTAVVFRWMLDSRSGLINLFLHDIGVLPELGTAQADWLGRPSVALWWMIGVAVFVSIPFTTYAILAGLQGIPADVYEAALLDGASPWRTYRSVTLPLLRPALLVAVLINIMNVFNSFPIIWAMTAGGPGDQTATTTIFMYQLKSSSIAESAAMSVVNFGIVIVLVALFVRASRGKSQVQS; translated from the coding sequence ATGGCAAGAACCGTGACGCTGACGCCGCTCCCCGAGGCGGCTCGTGCCGCGCGCTCCAGCGAGCCCGCCCGCCGCCGGCGCTCCGCGTGGGCGGCGCTCGAACCGCTGGTCTGGATCGGGCCGGCGATCCTGCTGATCATCGGCGTGGTGCTGGTGCCCGTCGTGCTGATGTTCCGCACCGCCTTCCACCGGATCGACGCGATCGGCTTCGACCACGGCTGGGCGGGCTGGGAGAACTTCGAGGCGCTGCTGCGCGAGCCCGCACTGGGCGCCGTCGTGGTGCGTACCCTCGTGTGGGTCGTGGCCGTGGTGGCCGTCACGATGGCGTGCTCGCTGGTCCTCGCGCAGCTGTTCAACCAGGAGTTCCCCGGGCGGCGGGTGGCCCGGTGGGCCCTCGTCGCGCCCTGGGCGGCATCGGTCTTCATGACCGCCGTGGTGTTCCGCTGGATGCTCGACTCGCGGTCGGGCCTGATCAACCTCTTCCTGCACGACATCGGGGTGCTGCCGGAACTCGGCACCGCACAGGCCGACTGGCTCGGCCGGCCCTCCGTCGCGCTGTGGTGGATGATCGGCGTGGCGGTCTTCGTCTCCATTCCGTTCACCACCTACGCGATCCTCGCCGGCCTGCAGGGCATCCCCGCCGACGTCTACGAGGCCGCGCTGCTCGACGGGGCGTCGCCGTGGCGCACCTACCGGTCGGTCACCCTGCCGCTGCTGCGCCCGGCGCTGCTCGTGGCCGTCCTGATCAACATCATGAACGTCTTCAACAGCTTTCCGATCATCTGGGCCATGACCGCCGGTGGGCCGGGCGACCAGACGGCCACCACGACGATCTTCATGTACCAGCTGAAGTCGTCCTCGATCGCCGAGTCCGCCGCCATGTCCGTCGTCAACTTCGGCATCGTCATCGTGCTCGTCGCCCTCTTCGTCCGGGCCAGCAGAGGAAAGTCGCAGGTGCAGTCGTGA